A stretch of Ranitomeya variabilis isolate aRanVar5 chromosome 3, aRanVar5.hap1, whole genome shotgun sequence DNA encodes these proteins:
- the LOC143817560 gene encoding LOW QUALITY PROTEIN: RNA-binding protein 12B-like (The sequence of the model RefSeq protein was modified relative to this genomic sequence to represent the inferred CDS: deleted 1 base in 1 codon), with amino-acid sequence MAVVIRLQGLPVSAGTVDICHFFSGLKIPDGGVHIIGGKLGEAFIIFATDEDARRAMSRNGGVIKNLHVTLVFSSKTEMQSTLEMSHKTNKNPKHPAVPTSGDTSRSEMAKKGGNQSSVSKLNESYVQKYDKKDAYSNDVYVSCYGLPFNVTMEDMIQFFKGLDVTHIIFQLRENGLKTGIAFVKFASATDADGALTRETKIGQVRKGLKMLH; translated from the exons ATGGCTGTAGTGATCCGCTTACAGGGGCTCCCTGTTTCTGCTGGTACTGTTgacatttgtcat tttttttctggtttgAAAATTCCTGATGGAGGAGTGCATATTATTGGTGGAAAACTTGGTGAGGCATTTATCATATTTGCAACAGATGAAGATGCCAGGCGAGCCATGAGTCGGAATGGCGGTGTCATTAAGAACTTGCATGTGACTCTCGTGTTTAGCAGCAAGACAGAAATGCAGAGTACTCTGGAAATGAGCCATAAAACTAACAAAAATCCAAAGCATCCAGCTGTACCAACTTCTGGTGATACGAGCCGATCGGAAATGGCGAAGAAAGGAGGAAATCAAAGCAGTGTGTCAAAGCTTAACGAATCATATGTACAGAAGTATGACAAAAAGGATGCATATTCTAATGATGTCTATGTATCTTGTTATGGGCTGCCATTCAACGTAACAATGGAAGATATGATTCAGTTTTTTAAAGGCCTAGATGTTACTCACATTATTTTTCAACTGCGTGAAAACGGTCTTAAGACTGGAATTGCCTTTGTGAAGTTTGCAAGTGCAACTGATGCTGATGGAGCTCTTACAAGGGAAACCAAAATTGGCCAAGTCAGAAAAGGTTTAAAAATGCTACATTAG